From the genome of Kiritimatiellia bacterium, one region includes:
- the pyrF gene encoding orotidine-5'-phosphate decarboxylase: MSSEPALVVALDVPSTADLHQVLSQMPSDVEWFKVGLELFTAEGPSALEPLKTRRARIFLDLKLHDIPRTVARSVRSAARYGVQMLTIHASGGRAMVRAAAEAAQEFGTARPRIVAVTALTSLSDVDLVDLGIKRSMQQQVLALGRLALESGADGLVCSPLEVEWLRREFGPEPLLVTPGIRAAGETRGDQQRTLSAAEATRAGSTHVVVGRPILEASDPHAAALRILEEIRGARRLLDD; this comes from the coding sequence ATGTCGTCTGAACCCGCTCTTGTGGTCGCACTCGATGTGCCGTCAACCGCCGATCTGCACCAGGTTCTTTCCCAAATGCCATCCGATGTGGAGTGGTTCAAAGTCGGCTTGGAGCTGTTCACTGCCGAAGGACCCTCCGCTCTCGAGCCGCTGAAAACTCGCCGGGCGCGGATCTTCCTCGACCTCAAACTGCACGACATTCCACGCACCGTCGCCAGGTCGGTTCGATCCGCCGCCCGGTACGGCGTGCAGATGCTTACGATTCATGCGTCAGGGGGACGCGCGATGGTGCGCGCCGCAGCCGAAGCCGCGCAGGAATTCGGAACCGCGCGTCCAAGGATCGTCGCTGTCACCGCCCTGACGAGCCTTTCTGACGTCGACCTCGTCGATCTCGGGATCAAACGGTCCATGCAGCAACAGGTGTTAGCCCTCGGGCGCCTCGCTCTTGAGTCCGGCGCCGACGGGCTGGTGTGTTCGCCGCTGGAGGTCGAATGGCTCCGGCGCGAATTCGGTCCCGAACCGCTCCTCGTCACTCCGGGCATCCGAGCCGCAGGCGAGACGCGCGGCGATCAACAACGCACGTTGTCGGCCGCCGAGGCCACGCGGGCGGGGTCAACTCACGTGGTCGTGGGGCGGCCAATCTTGGAGGCGTCCGACCCTCACGCAGCCGCACTCCGAATTCTCGAAGAGATCCGCGGCGCTCGGAGGCTGCTCGACGACTAG